Proteins encoded within one genomic window of Haloplanus vescus:
- a CDS encoding MFS transporter has product MSRTRSRVVLAAVVYAVLLAQVLLYPGIDTLVAALGADTALNASTWFLAAEFGAFVVFAVPWGVASDAAGRRVPFVAAGAFLGAVGYACLALLPTVTGSFAVALGLRVLQGAATVGAFSLSMTMLMDLEGSHGRNMGATGIAIGLGTATGAPLGGALYELGPLVPLYVASGVLLLVAVCVSFVADRAPEGGTRRSPFASLRRRPTLALPYAFGFVDRLTAGFFSLVGTLYFRTVFGLSPGATGVTLALFFAPFALLQYPFGVVSDRIGRTIPIVVGSALYGVAVIGVGAVADLRVAQAGMVVVGVLGALMAPATLALVTDLAGVRERGVAMAGFNIAGSLGFLTGIVLGGLAADAYGYGAAFLLVGGLECILAAVTLPAFVRLDIGRVERA; this is encoded by the coding sequence GTGTCTCGGACCCGGAGCCGCGTCGTCCTCGCCGCCGTCGTCTACGCCGTCCTGCTGGCGCAGGTGTTGCTCTATCCCGGCATCGACACGCTCGTTGCCGCGCTCGGCGCGGACACGGCACTCAACGCCAGTACGTGGTTTCTCGCCGCCGAGTTCGGCGCGTTCGTCGTCTTCGCCGTCCCGTGGGGAGTGGCGAGCGACGCCGCGGGCCGGCGCGTCCCCTTCGTCGCCGCGGGCGCGTTCCTCGGTGCCGTCGGCTACGCCTGCCTCGCCCTTCTGCCGACGGTAACGGGGTCGTTCGCCGTCGCGTTGGGGCTGCGAGTCCTACAGGGCGCGGCCACCGTCGGCGCCTTCTCCCTCTCGATGACGATGCTGATGGATTTGGAGGGGTCGCACGGCCGAAATATGGGCGCGACGGGCATCGCCATCGGTCTCGGGACGGCGACGGGCGCACCGCTGGGCGGCGCGCTCTACGAACTCGGCCCGCTCGTCCCCCTCTACGTCGCGAGCGGGGTGCTCCTCCTCGTCGCCGTCTGCGTCTCCTTCGTCGCCGACCGGGCGCCCGAGGGCGGTACTCGTCGGTCGCCGTTCGCGAGTCTCCGCCGACGGCCGACGCTCGCGCTCCCCTACGCCTTCGGCTTCGTCGACCGCCTGACTGCGGGCTTTTTCTCCCTCGTCGGGACGCTCTACTTCCGGACGGTGTTCGGGTTGAGTCCGGGCGCGACGGGGGTGACGCTCGCGCTGTTTTTCGCCCCCTTCGCCCTGCTGCAGTACCCCTTCGGTGTCGTCTCCGACCGAATCGGGCGGACGATACCCATCGTCGTTGGGTCGGCGCTGTACGGCGTGGCGGTCATCGGTGTCGGCGCCGTGGCGGACCTCCGGGTCGCGCAAGCGGGGATGGTGGTGGTCGGCGTCCTCGGTGCGCTCATGGCGCCGGCGACGCTGGCGCTCGTGACGGACCTCGCGGGCGTGAGAGAGCGCGGCGTCGCCATGGCCGGGTTCAACATCGCGGGGAGTCTGGGCTTCCTCACCGGCATCGTCCTCGGCGGCCTCGCCGCCGACGCCTACGGCTACGGGGCGGCGTTCCTGCTGGTCGGCGGGCTGGAATGTATCCTCGCGGCGGTGACGCTGCCCGCGTTCGTCCGCCTCGATATCGGCCGCGTCGAGCGCGCTTAG
- a CDS encoding NAD(P)/FAD-dependent oxidoreductase, with product MTAIGVVGAGAAAAAACYVLDSATDADVTVLEKSGGVCGRAATRRRDDVTYDYGANYLKDDDQRVVDLAHEFDDGLVEVQGDIGVFDQTGAVSEGRENQERKFTYRSGLTRLAKHLFGATEATVHRRTRVERVVREGDRWTLVDADGERWGPFDALLVNPPAPQTATLVETADWDAAARDDLLAAVSDVDYRSIWTAVLGYDFELDWPHYALVNTDKEHALGWIAREECKPGHVPDGESVLVAQANHEWSVDHYDDSPEANVAALADHVASVVDDERLTDPTWTDHQGWRYALPETGVRTDALAAAEDAGWYCLGDWVAGEARLHAAVRNGLETGERLAENL from the coding sequence ATGACAGCGATTGGTGTCGTGGGCGCCGGCGCGGCGGCGGCCGCGGCCTGTTACGTCCTCGACAGCGCGACTGACGCCGACGTGACCGTCCTCGAGAAGTCCGGCGGCGTGTGTGGCCGCGCGGCGACGCGCCGCCGCGACGACGTGACCTACGACTACGGCGCGAACTACCTGAAAGACGACGACCAGCGAGTCGTGGACCTCGCTCACGAGTTCGACGACGGCCTCGTCGAGGTGCAGGGCGACATCGGCGTCTTCGACCAGACTGGCGCGGTGAGCGAAGGCCGCGAGAATCAGGAACGCAAATTCACCTACCGGTCGGGACTCACCCGCCTCGCCAAGCATCTGTTCGGCGCCACCGAGGCGACGGTCCACCGCCGAACCCGGGTCGAGCGCGTCGTCCGCGAGGGCGACCGATGGACGCTCGTCGACGCCGACGGCGAGCGCTGGGGACCGTTCGACGCCCTCCTCGTGAACCCGCCGGCCCCGCAGACGGCGACGCTCGTCGAGACGGCGGACTGGGACGCCGCCGCCCGCGACGACCTGCTGGCGGCGGTCAGCGACGTGGACTATCGCTCCATCTGGACCGCCGTCCTCGGCTACGACTTCGAACTCGACTGGCCCCACTACGCGCTGGTGAACACGGACAAGGAGCACGCACTCGGCTGGATTGCCCGCGAGGAGTGCAAGCCCGGCCACGTCCCCGACGGCGAATCCGTGCTCGTGGCCCAGGCCAACCACGAGTGGTCCGTCGACCACTACGACGACTCGCCCGAGGCGAACGTGGCCGCCCTCGCCGACCACGTCGCGAGCGTCGTCGACGACGAGCGACTCACCGACCCGACGTGGACGGACCACCAGGGGTGGCGCTACGCGCTCCCCGAGACGGGCGTCCGGACCGACGCACTCGCCGCCGCCGAGGATGCCGGCTGGTACTGCCTCGGCGACTGGGTCGCGGGCGAGGCGCGCCTCCACGCCGCCGTCCGCAACGGACTGGAGACGGGCGAGCGACTGGCCGAGAATCTCTAA
- a CDS encoding TenA family protein, with protein MRVAEGPTHMTVPDTFDAYANGREDARFTDWLREGSEPDWSAAVDGRFVRELGAGEVDPDVFRRYLEQDYAFVATLTGTFGHALGEAPSMAAKGRFADFLGTLTDEENDYFERSFDALDADPDASRAPTTRAFVDLLERAGRQGGYAETLAVLVPAEWVYETWATSVSEPIPEPFYLGEWVELHANPAFVDFVDWLRTELDREGAAASADRQRRLDDLFRRTVELERAFFESAYES; from the coding sequence ATGAGGGTCGCGGAAGGACCGACGCACATGACCGTCCCCGACACCTTCGATGCGTACGCGAACGGGCGCGAGGACGCCCGGTTCACCGACTGGCTCCGCGAGGGCTCCGAACCCGACTGGAGTGCGGCGGTCGACGGCCGGTTCGTCCGCGAACTCGGCGCCGGCGAGGTCGACCCCGACGTTTTCCGGCGGTATCTGGAGCAGGATTACGCCTTCGTAGCGACGCTGACGGGGACGTTCGGCCACGCGCTGGGTGAGGCGCCGTCGATGGCCGCCAAGGGGCGGTTCGCCGACTTCCTCGGGACGCTCACCGACGAGGAGAACGACTACTTCGAGCGATCGTTCGACGCACTGGACGCAGACCCGGACGCGTCGCGGGCGCCGACGACGCGGGCGTTCGTCGACCTGCTCGAACGCGCGGGGCGACAGGGCGGGTACGCCGAGACGCTCGCAGTCCTCGTCCCCGCCGAGTGGGTGTACGAGACGTGGGCGACGAGTGTCTCCGAGCCGATTCCCGAACCGTTCTACCTCGGAGAGTGGGTCGAGTTGCACGCGAACCCGGCGTTCGTGGACTTCGTGGACTGGCTCCGAACCGAACTCGACCGCGAGGGAGCAGCGGCCTCGGCTGACCGCCAGCGCCGCCTCGACGACCTGTTCCGGCGGACCGTCGAACTGGAGCGGGCGTTTTTCGAGTCGGCCTACGAGAGCTAA
- a CDS encoding MATE family efflux transporter, with protein sequence MGGLAALAGLLDRAGVIDRRRFHETFDLAWPRVLTGLAIMSKSTVDLAMVGWDVGTAAVAGLAFANAYWQVGKYLGIGLAGGTVTLVSQAYGAEDYERASATVAVSLVVTLVVAAPLVTAYGVFAPRLVAVLGSEPDPLRHAATYLSLVAPALLFEFPNLIASRTYAGVGDTVTPMAIRGTGALLNIAFSATLIFGYGLGVAGAAIGTSLATGVVVLVFAWGLSGRSYGGYGACPVAISRETLRFDGFAPLARRLLVVSAPLMARRTAEMLVAFPLLAIAATFGPAVVAAYEVARRVRTLIDSLSWGFSIAASTLVGQRLGADDEADAEAYALGIIRLSIVVYLVAATVVLAASPWIAGLFVDDPDVVAVATPFVAAAALSVVFLGVDGAATGTLRGAGDTGYPFVVSLFGRYVCALPIAALGVVTALGPTALLVALVVETVVPAALNVRRVRSNRWKAVGRAHASTS encoded by the coding sequence ATGGGTGGCCTCGCCGCGCTCGCCGGCTTGCTCGACCGCGCCGGCGTCATCGACCGCCGCCGCTTCCACGAGACGTTCGACCTCGCGTGGCCGCGCGTCCTCACCGGCCTGGCGATAATGTCGAAATCCACCGTCGACCTCGCGATGGTCGGCTGGGACGTTGGAACGGCGGCCGTCGCCGGACTCGCCTTCGCCAACGCCTACTGGCAAGTCGGGAAGTACCTCGGCATCGGCCTCGCGGGCGGCACGGTCACGCTCGTCTCACAGGCCTACGGCGCCGAAGACTACGAGCGCGCGAGCGCCACCGTCGCCGTCAGCCTCGTCGTCACGCTCGTCGTCGCGGCGCCGCTCGTCACCGCCTACGGCGTCTTCGCGCCGCGACTGGTGGCCGTCCTCGGCTCCGAACCCGACCCCCTCCGGCACGCCGCCACCTACCTCTCGCTCGTCGCGCCCGCGCTGCTCTTCGAGTTTCCGAACCTCATCGCCAGTCGCACCTACGCTGGCGTCGGCGACACCGTGACGCCGATGGCGATTCGGGGGACGGGCGCGCTCCTCAACATCGCCTTCTCCGCGACGCTCATCTTCGGCTACGGCCTCGGCGTCGCGGGCGCCGCCATCGGCACCTCGCTCGCCACCGGCGTCGTCGTCCTCGTCTTCGCGTGGGGGCTCTCCGGGCGGTCGTACGGCGGCTACGGCGCCTGCCCCGTCGCCATCTCTCGCGAGACGCTTCGCTTCGACGGCTTCGCCCCGCTCGCCCGGCGCTTGCTCGTCGTCTCCGCGCCCCTGATGGCCCGGCGGACCGCCGAGATGCTCGTCGCTTTCCCGCTTCTCGCCATCGCCGCCACCTTCGGCCCGGCCGTCGTCGCCGCCTACGAGGTGGCCCGCCGCGTCCGCACGCTGATAGACAGCCTCTCGTGGGGCTTCTCTATCGCCGCGAGCACGCTCGTCGGCCAGCGTCTCGGCGCCGACGACGAGGCCGACGCCGAGGCGTACGCCCTCGGCATCATCCGCCTCTCGATAGTCGTCTATCTCGTCGCCGCCACCGTCGTGCTCGCCGCCTCGCCGTGGATTGCGGGGCTGTTCGTCGACGACCCGGACGTCGTCGCCGTCGCCACGCCCTTCGTCGCCGCCGCGGCGCTCAGCGTCGTCTTCCTCGGCGTCGACGGCGCGGCGACGGGGACGCTCCGGGGTGCCGGCGACACCGGCTATCCGTTCGTCGTGTCGCTGTTCGGCCGCTACGTCTGTGCGCTCCCCATCGCGGCCCTCGGCGTCGTCACGGCGCTCGGCCCGACGGCGCTCCTCGTCGCCCTCGTCGTGGAAACCGTCGTCCCCGCGGCGCTGAACGTCCGGCGGGTGCGCTCGAACCGCTGGAAGGCCGTCGGGCGGGCGCACGCGTCGACCAGTTAG
- the ddh gene encoding D-2-hydroxyacid dehydrogenase, translating into MSDRPQLERLCVHETVDQKIPAEAFAEAFADLDVPVEIVGDDAEFDRTDAVASFRPRESFLDAGWTHCIRAGYDEFDTDAYEAEGVPLTNSTGIHDTTVGEIAVGYMVSLARMLHIYRDHQGDNDWYEPTYERPFTVENERLCVVGLGTLGQGIAKRADALGMDVVGVRRSEEPVDGVSEIYHPDDLHEAIDGARFVAIAVPHTPETEGMFSTEEFDLMRDDAYLVNVARGPIVDEDDLVAALDAGDIAGAGLDVFETEPLPEDNPLWDFEEVIISPHRGSATNRYHLDIADLVTEIFHQYQAGEDLRNRVA; encoded by the coding sequence ATGTCCGACAGGCCGCAGCTCGAGCGACTCTGTGTTCACGAGACGGTCGACCAGAAGATTCCCGCCGAGGCGTTCGCCGAGGCGTTCGCCGACCTCGACGTGCCCGTCGAAATCGTCGGCGACGACGCGGAGTTCGACCGCACCGACGCCGTCGCGTCGTTCCGTCCCCGCGAGTCGTTCCTCGACGCCGGATGGACTCACTGCATCCGCGCGGGCTACGACGAGTTCGACACCGACGCCTACGAGGCGGAAGGCGTCCCCCTCACCAACAGCACCGGCATCCACGATACGACAGTCGGCGAAATCGCCGTCGGCTACATGGTCTCGCTGGCGCGGATGCTCCACATCTACCGCGACCACCAGGGCGACAACGACTGGTACGAGCCGACCTACGAGCGACCGTTCACCGTCGAGAACGAGCGACTCTGTGTCGTCGGCCTCGGGACGCTCGGCCAAGGCATCGCGAAGCGCGCGGACGCCCTCGGGATGGACGTGGTCGGCGTCCGCCGCTCCGAGGAACCCGTCGACGGCGTCTCCGAAATCTACCACCCCGACGACCTCCACGAGGCCATCGACGGCGCACGCTTCGTCGCCATCGCCGTCCCCCACACGCCCGAGACGGAGGGGATGTTCTCGACCGAGGAGTTCGACCTGATGCGCGACGACGCCTACCTCGTCAACGTCGCCCGCGGCCCCATCGTCGACGAAGACGACCTCGTCGCCGCCCTCGACGCCGGCGACATCGCCGGCGCGGGGCTGGACGTGTTCGAGACCGAACCGCTCCCCGAGGACAACCCGCTCTGGGACTTCGAGGAGGTCATCATCTCGCCCCACCGCGGCTCTGCCACGAACCGCTACCATCTCGACATCGCCGACCTCGTCACGGAGATTTTCCACCAGTACCAGGCCGGCGAGGACCTGCGCAACCGCGTCGCCTGA
- a CDS encoding thiamine pyrophosphate-requiring protein: MNVTDAIADILAEEGVEHLIGFPSNPLFDDNAAEEAGIRSIVVRQERTGAHMLDGIARITSGDQVEAFACQHGPGTENSVGGIAQAYAESAPLVALPAGYSRAKTNTDPKFSSLVNYQHVTKTTEQLTDPDAVEETIRRAFQAARNGRQRPGLVEIPKDVFRKEVGDIDYEPTSSTRSGPDPAAISDAADALLDADLPVINAGQGVHYAKAWEPLKELAELLEAPVATTLNGKSAFPEDHPLSLGAGSKSEPRQLNHFVHEADVLFGIGCSFTKTAYGITPPTEDNTLIHSTNDPGDVDKDYQSDLAVIGDAKLVLEALIDEIEGRIDDTDFGRYDEVTSEIADIEEAWLDDWSDVLESDETPINPYRVVHELDQTLDKEEVVATADAGNARDFMAPFFNVTEPLSYLGWGKTTQLGYGLGLMMGARLSKPEKTCVHVMGDGAIGMVGMDFETAVREDIPIIAVVLNNFEMASYDTPFSGNYAEFAESMGGYGERVEDPSEISDAIERAVQKNEEGTPVLLEFLTAKYTELSRPDLE; encoded by the coding sequence ATGAATGTAACAGATGCCATCGCCGACATATTGGCAGAAGAAGGTGTTGAACACCTGATTGGGTTCCCGAGCAATCCCCTGTTCGACGACAACGCAGCGGAGGAAGCGGGCATCCGCTCTATCGTCGTGCGCCAGGAACGGACGGGCGCGCACATGCTCGACGGCATCGCCCGAATCACCTCGGGCGATCAGGTGGAGGCCTTCGCCTGTCAGCACGGCCCCGGAACGGAGAACTCCGTGGGCGGCATCGCGCAGGCGTACGCCGAGTCGGCACCGCTCGTCGCGCTCCCGGCCGGTTACTCCCGTGCGAAGACGAACACGGACCCGAAGTTCAGTTCGCTCGTCAACTACCAGCACGTGACGAAGACGACCGAACAGCTGACCGACCCCGACGCCGTCGAAGAGACCATCCGGCGCGCGTTCCAGGCAGCGCGTAACGGCCGTCAGCGCCCCGGTCTCGTCGAGATTCCGAAAGACGTCTTCCGCAAGGAAGTCGGCGACATCGACTACGAGCCCACGTCGTCGACGCGGTCCGGCCCGGACCCGGCAGCCATCTCCGACGCCGCCGACGCGCTTCTCGACGCCGACCTCCCCGTCATCAACGCCGGGCAGGGCGTCCACTACGCCAAGGCGTGGGAGCCCCTGAAGGAACTCGCCGAACTCCTCGAAGCGCCGGTCGCGACCACGCTCAACGGCAAGAGCGCGTTCCCCGAGGACCACCCGCTCTCGCTCGGCGCCGGGTCGAAGAGCGAACCGCGCCAGCTCAACCACTTCGTCCACGAGGCCGACGTGCTCTTCGGCATCGGGTGCAGCTTCACCAAGACGGCGTACGGCATCACGCCGCCGACGGAGGACAACACCCTCATCCACTCGACGAACGACCCCGGCGACGTCGACAAGGACTACCAGTCCGACCTTGCGGTCATCGGCGACGCGAAGCTCGTCCTCGAAGCCCTCATCGACGAAATCGAGGGCCGCATCGACGACACCGACTTCGGTCGCTACGACGAGGTGACCAGCGAAATCGCGGACATCGAGGAAGCGTGGCTCGACGACTGGAGCGACGTGCTCGAATCCGACGAGACGCCCATCAACCCCTACCGCGTCGTCCACGAGCTCGACCAGACCCTCGACAAGGAGGAAGTCGTCGCCACCGCCGACGCCGGCAACGCGCGTGACTTCATGGCGCCGTTCTTCAACGTGACCGAGCCGCTCTCCTACCTCGGCTGGGGCAAGACGACGCAGCTCGGCTACGGGCTGGGTCTCATGATGGGTGCGAGGCTCTCCAAGCCGGAGAAGACCTGCGTCCACGTCATGGGTGACGGCGCCATCGGCATGGTCGGCATGGACTTCGAGACGGCCGTCCGAGAGGACATCCCGATCATCGCCGTCGTGCTCAACAACTTCGAGATGGCGAGCTACGACACGCCGTTCTCGGGCAACTACGCCGAGTTCGCCGAATCCATGGGCGGCTACGGCGAACGCGTCGAGGACCCGTCGGAAATCTCCGACGCCATCGAGCGCGCCGTCCAGAAGAACGAGGAGGGCACCCCCGTCCTGCTCGAGTTCCTGACCGCCAAGTACACGGAACTCTCGCGCCCCGACCTCGAATAA
- a CDS encoding DUF2061 domain-containing protein: MDTSFVRRPRQSWSRALAKTLCYRLLMVAITIVVAWAIVGDVSEAASIGLVANVVKTGTYYGYERLWDRVAWGLESA; this comes from the coding sequence ATGGATACCTCGTTCGTTCGGCGGCCCAGGCAGTCGTGGTCGCGAGCGCTGGCGAAGACGCTCTGCTACCGGCTGTTGATGGTCGCCATCACTATCGTGGTCGCGTGGGCCATCGTCGGCGACGTGAGCGAGGCGGCGAGTATCGGCCTCGTCGCCAACGTCGTCAAAACGGGGACGTACTACGGATACGAACGCCTGTGGGACCGCGTCGCGTGGGGACTGGAGTCGGCGTAA
- a CDS encoding aconitate hydratase, which translates to MGLTLTEKILEDHLVDGELEPGEEIGIAVDQTIAHDLTGTMAWLQFEALGLDEVQVEVAGQHCDHQTYQPDYKVSDDHRFLRSAAGTYGAYFARPGTGILHQVHKENFTAPGKTLIGADSHTPTAGGLGCLGIGTGGLDVATAMGGAPFYLDVPEVVNVRLEGELPEWSTAKDVILELLRRFSVKEGVGKVFEYTGPGVETLSAQERTTITNMGTELGATTSIFPSDEQTKEFFERLGRPEDYVELAPDEDAEYDDEIVVDLSEIEPLIACPSMPDEVVPVREVAGIDTDQVLVGSCTNGAYEDILPVAKMLSDREVAKQTEMIIAPGSKQASEMLARNGLTAELMAAGVSISEATCGACIGAGHVPASDSVSVRTFNRNFEGRSGMEDDAVYLCSTEVAAATALTGEITDPRDLDADIDAPGFEYPERYIGASEADIIMPDQSVDDGLVKGPNIDEVPLKDPLGGSLRGSALLKMPDNITTDHIIPATQEVSVYRSNVPKLSEFTLKRVDETFAQRAADADGGFLVAGENYGQGSSREHAALCPMYLGVHGVLAQSFARIHKSNLINFGLLPLTIDEETYDRIEQGDDIELVENAVEAVESGAEELTIRVNGDWEATVGLDANERQRELLAAGGKLPHTRQQFADGVGEEA; encoded by the coding sequence ATGGGACTCACACTCACGGAGAAGATTCTCGAAGACCACCTCGTAGACGGTGAACTCGAGCCGGGCGAGGAGATTGGCATCGCCGTCGACCAGACCATCGCACACGACCTGACGGGGACGATGGCGTGGCTCCAGTTCGAAGCCCTCGGCCTCGACGAAGTACAGGTCGAGGTGGCCGGCCAGCACTGTGACCACCAGACCTACCAGCCGGACTACAAGGTATCCGACGACCACCGCTTCCTCCGCTCGGCGGCCGGCACCTACGGCGCGTACTTCGCGCGACCGGGAACTGGCATCCTCCACCAGGTCCACAAGGAGAACTTCACGGCGCCGGGCAAGACGCTCATCGGCGCGGACTCCCACACACCGACCGCCGGCGGCCTCGGCTGTCTCGGCATCGGCACCGGCGGCCTCGACGTGGCCACTGCGATGGGCGGCGCGCCGTTCTACCTCGACGTGCCCGAAGTCGTGAACGTCCGCCTCGAGGGCGAACTGCCCGAGTGGTCGACGGCCAAAGACGTCATCCTCGAACTCCTCCGCCGGTTCTCCGTCAAGGAGGGCGTCGGCAAGGTGTTCGAGTACACCGGCCCGGGCGTCGAGACGCTCTCGGCACAGGAGCGCACCACCATCACGAACATGGGGACGGAACTCGGCGCGACCACCTCCATCTTCCCCTCCGACGAGCAAACGAAGGAGTTCTTCGAGCGACTGGGTCGCCCGGAGGACTACGTCGAACTCGCGCCCGACGAGGACGCCGAGTACGACGACGAAATCGTCGTCGACCTCTCGGAGATCGAACCCCTCATCGCCTGCCCGTCGATGCCGGACGAAGTCGTTCCCGTCCGCGAGGTAGCGGGCATCGACACCGACCAAGTGCTCGTCGGCTCCTGTACCAACGGCGCCTACGAGGACATCCTGCCGGTCGCGAAGATGCTCAGCGACCGCGAGGTGGCGAAACAGACGGAGATGATAATCGCACCGGGGTCGAAACAGGCCTCCGAGATGCTGGCGCGCAACGGCCTGACGGCGGAACTGATGGCCGCCGGCGTCAGCATCTCGGAAGCGACGTGTGGCGCCTGTATCGGCGCAGGCCACGTCCCCGCCTCAGACTCCGTGAGCGTGCGCACCTTCAACCGCAACTTCGAGGGGCGGTCGGGCATGGAAGACGACGCCGTCTATCTCTGCTCGACCGAGGTGGCGGCGGCGACGGCGCTCACCGGCGAAATCACCGACCCGCGTGACCTCGACGCCGACATCGACGCGCCCGGCTTCGAGTACCCCGAGCGCTACATCGGCGCCAGCGAGGCGGACATCATTATGCCGGACCAGTCGGTCGACGACGGCCTCGTCAAGGGGCCGAACATCGACGAAGTGCCGCTGAAGGACCCGCTTGGGGGCTCGCTCCGCGGCTCGGCGCTCCTGAAGATGCCGGACAACATCACCACCGACCACATCATCCCGGCGACTCAGGAGGTGTCGGTCTACCGCTCGAACGTGCCGAAGCTCTCGGAGTTCACCCTCAAGCGCGTCGACGAGACGTTCGCCCAGCGCGCTGCTGACGCCGACGGCGGCTTCCTCGTCGCCGGCGAGAACTACGGACAGGGCTCCTCCCGGGAACACGCCGCGCTCTGCCCGATGTATCTCGGAGTTCACGGCGTCCTCGCGCAGTCCTTCGCTCGCATCCACAAGTCCAACCTCATCAACTTCGGCCTACTCCCCCTGACCATCGACGAGGAGACCTACGACCGCATCGAGCAGGGTGACGACATCGAACTCGTCGAGAACGCCGTCGAGGCCGTCGAGAGCGGCGCCGAGGAACTCACGATTCGCGTCAACGGTGATTGGGAGGCGACGGTGGGACTGGACGCCAACGAGCGCCAGCGAGAACTGCTCGCCGCCGGCGGCAAACTCCCGCACACGCGCCAGCAGTTCGCCGACGGCGTCGGCGAAGAAGCGTAG
- a CDS encoding NUDIX hydrolase yields MSDDHDWPVLESVTEYETGWYTGGYDLVEQPDGSTKRYYWAELPPAVVVVAVVDDHLLFVEQYRPTIRETQLELPAGVVEDGESFTTAAARELREETGFAPDSTALLDDFWTATGVLRHRRGIVFAEGLTPVDRDLDGNEFLTPQAIPVSEAVDVARRDPTNDATIEGVLLARDEGLL; encoded by the coding sequence ATGAGCGACGACCACGACTGGCCGGTGCTCGAATCCGTCACGGAGTACGAGACGGGGTGGTACACCGGCGGCTACGACCTGGTCGAACAGCCTGACGGCTCGACGAAGCGCTACTACTGGGCGGAACTCCCGCCCGCGGTGGTCGTCGTCGCCGTCGTCGACGACCACCTCCTGTTCGTCGAGCAGTACCGGCCGACGATTCGCGAGACACAGCTCGAACTCCCCGCGGGGGTCGTCGAGGACGGCGAGTCGTTCACGACGGCGGCGGCCCGCGAACTCCGCGAGGAGACGGGCTTTGCCCCCGACTCGACGGCGCTTCTCGACGACTTCTGGACGGCAACGGGCGTGTTGCGCCACCGGCGCGGCATCGTCTTCGCGGAGGGACTCACGCCCGTGGACCGCGACCTCGACGGCAACGAGTTCCTCACGCCGCAGGCGATACCCGTTTCGGAGGCGGTCGACGTGGCGCGTCGCGACCCGACCAACGACGCCACCATCGAGGGCGTTCTGTTGGCCCGCGACGAGGGGTTGCTGTAA
- a CDS encoding DUF5809 family protein, producing the protein METEGVFDPETLADAREAYESVGPAAQTVVREVATAMDFDRPEYQERVTSDVVETARDALFASLLTVTVADREAFDAWREDADVTVTVLGSQDVDRVVWHVAPFADEAVAATFENERDAAVATLRRQAFGRLYADRL; encoded by the coding sequence ATGGAGACCGAGGGCGTATTCGACCCCGAGACGCTCGCGGACGCCCGCGAGGCCTACGAGTCGGTCGGGCCGGCGGCACAGACCGTCGTCCGCGAGGTGGCGACAGCGATGGACTTCGACCGCCCGGAGTATCAGGAGCGCGTGACGAGCGACGTGGTCGAGACGGCGCGTGACGCCCTGTTCGCGTCGCTGCTGACCGTCACCGTCGCGGACCGCGAGGCCTTCGACGCGTGGCGCGAGGACGCCGACGTGACCGTGACCGTCCTCGGCAGTCAGGACGTGGACCGAGTCGTCTGGCACGTCGCGCCGTTCGCGGACGAGGCGGTCGCCGCCACCTTCGAGAACGAACGCGACGCGGCCGTCGCGACGCTCCGCCGGCAGGCGTTCGGTCGCCTGTACGCCGACCGCCTCTAG
- a CDS encoding DUF5810 domain-containing protein, whose amino-acid sequence MGYACPVCETPQRDGEHLANHLAFTAMLHGDAHERWLDDHAPDWSEQGAAELAPVAVDHAEEVPHETVFEDTTDDHAHDAPSTASVETEALDPATLDGDASRILAEAREMTQAMLDAGDDTEDDTAADDTEDDTAADDTEDDTAADDTAADDNKA is encoded by the coding sequence ATGGGATACGCCTGTCCGGTGTGCGAGACGCCCCAGCGAGACGGTGAACATCTCGCGAACCACCTCGCCTTCACCGCCATGCTCCACGGCGACGCCCACGAGCGATGGCTGGACGACCACGCCCCGGACTGGAGCGAGCAGGGGGCCGCGGAGTTGGCACCTGTCGCCGTCGACCACGCCGAGGAAGTGCCCCACGAGACGGTGTTCGAGGATACGACCGACGACCACGCCCACGACGCCCCGTCGACAGCATCCGTCGAAACCGAGGCGCTCGACCCGGCCACGCTCGACGGCGACGCGAGTCGAATCCTCGCGGAGGCCCGCGAGATGACGCAGGCGATGTTGGACGCCGGGGACGACACCGAGGACGACACCGCCGCGGACGACACCGAGGACGACACCGCCGCGGACGACACCGAGGACGACACCGCCGCGGACGACACCGCCGCGGACGATAACAAGGCGTAA